The following are from one region of the Methanohalobium evestigatum Z-7303 genome:
- a CDS encoding Cdc6/Cdc18 family protein translates to MNYNDVSIIPALINCRKTNTSTDILYNLIYTIDSSIDHPRNGVSKSQHYETLINLLKIRRTSLIVIFDEIDYLEDEGIIYNLSREDFEDIDDKLFISMVGITNDYSFFGKIGPGVKSSFGNESLEFPGYDSQELVNILNERSSIAFKDGCLDEGTIPYCAALTASDKKDARYSLEILKTTGDIADFENSDIITQDHVLDAYKKLNQNKKIQATKSLSLKQGFVLFVILKSYINNKKPYSGNIINMYKKYGKKLDMSIPSNNRISEYITELDKIGLITANDRGGRGNSRVLEPTEDPYVLFDAIKEANPIFEDLYL, encoded by the coding sequence ATCAATTACAATGACGTTAGCATAATTCCTGCTCTAATCAATTGTCGGAAAACTAACACATCCACAGATATTTTATACAATCTAATCTATACTATTGATAGTTCTATAGACCACCCACGTAATGGGGTTTCAAAATCTCAGCATTATGAAACCCTCATCAACCTCTTGAAAATAAGAAGAACATCTTTGATTGTTATCTTTGATGAAATAGATTACCTAGAAGATGAGGGGATAATATATAATCTCAGTCGTGAAGATTTTGAAGATATTGATGACAAATTGTTCATATCGATGGTAGGCATTACCAATGATTATAGCTTTTTTGGAAAAATTGGTCCAGGGGTTAAATCGTCATTTGGTAATGAATCTCTTGAATTCCCAGGATACGATTCACAAGAACTGGTAAATATATTAAATGAACGTTCAAGTATAGCTTTCAAAGATGGTTGTTTAGATGAAGGTACCATACCATATTGTGCAGCTCTGACAGCAAGTGATAAAAAAGATGCGAGATATTCACTAGAAATTTTAAAAACCACTGGAGATATAGCAGATTTTGAAAATTCAGATATAATAACACAAGATCATGTGTTAGATGCATATAAAAAATTAAATCAAAATAAGAAAATTCAAGCTACTAAGAGTTTATCATTAAAGCAAGGTTTTGTATTATTTGTAATACTGAAATCATATATAAATAACAAAAAACCATATTCGGGAAATATTATAAATATGTATAAGAAATACGGAAAAAAATTAGATATGAGTATTCCCAGCAATAATAGAATTTCTGAATATATCACTGAGCTTGATAAAATAGGACTCATCACTGCTAATGATAGAGGAGGAAGAGGAAATAGCCGAGTGTTGGAGCCCACAGAAGATCCATACGTTCTTTTTGATGCTATTAAAGAAGCGAATCCCATTTTTGAAGACTTATACTTGTGA
- a CDS encoding RNA-guided endonuclease InsQ/TnpB family protein: MVKRTETIYLNYDKNLSWLCHISKNLYNQANFIVKQSLNDEGGWVRYEELNKQLKGTENYSVLPTQTAQQTLKLMDKNWKSFFQSIKDWKKNPENYYSKPNPPKYKKKNGENILTFTNQQCKIKNGVLKLPKKTNLQVETRLADDTKLNQVRILPMGVGYKCEIVYEKDLETPDLNEENIASIDLGINNIVTMVNNIGEKPIVIKGGVAKSINQFYNKKSGKLKSIYDKLGIKNSKKLKKLYHKYKMKINDFFHKASKRIVDFCVKHNIGTLVIGYNEGWKQEVDMGKRNNQKFTQIPFHRLLEQLKYKAEDVGLKVIEQEESYTSKCSFLDGEPVERRTSYLGKRIKRGLFQSSNGTIINADVNGAYNIMKKAIPDLDGIEGVALHPVSIAHECN; the protein is encoded by the coding sequence ATGGTAAAAAGGACCGAAACGATATACCTAAATTATGATAAAAACCTTAGCTGGTTGTGTCATATTTCCAAGAACTTATACAACCAGGCAAACTTCATAGTTAAACAATCTCTAAATGATGAAGGTGGTTGGGTAAGATACGAAGAACTAAATAAACAGTTAAAAGGTACTGAAAATTATTCTGTTTTACCCACACAAACAGCACAACAGACACTAAAACTGATGGATAAAAACTGGAAATCTTTCTTCCAATCAATTAAAGACTGGAAAAAGAACCCAGAAAATTACTATTCAAAACCCAACCCACCAAAATATAAAAAGAAAAATGGCGAAAATATTCTCACTTTCACAAACCAACAGTGTAAGATAAAAAACGGTGTCCTCAAGTTACCGAAGAAAACGAACCTGCAAGTAGAAACTCGTCTTGCAGATGACACTAAATTAAATCAAGTTCGAATTCTTCCTATGGGAGTTGGTTATAAGTGTGAAATTGTTTACGAGAAGGATTTGGAAACACCAGATCTAAACGAAGAAAACATCGCCAGTATCGACCTGGGTATTAATAATATCGTCACTATGGTGAATAACATCGGTGAAAAACCGATTGTTATTAAGGGCGGAGTCGCAAAATCAATAAACCAGTTCTACAACAAAAAATCTGGAAAACTAAAATCTATTTATGATAAATTAGGCATCAAAAATAGCAAAAAACTGAAAAAACTATACCATAAATATAAAATGAAAATCAATGACTTCTTCCATAAAGCAAGTAAAAGGATTGTTGATTTTTGTGTCAAACACAACATCGGCACACTAGTCATTGGGTATAACGAAGGGTGGAAACAAGAAGTGGATATGGGTAAGCGCAATAACCAAAAGTTTACACAGATTCCATTTCATAGACTTCTTGAACAACTAAAATACAAAGCCGAAGATGTTGGATTGAAAGTGATTGAGCAAGAAGAATCCTATACATCGAAGTGTTCTTTCCTCGATGGTGAACCAGTTGAGAGAAGGACTTCTTATCTTGGTAAAAGAATTAAAAGAGGGCTTTTCCAATCATCTAACGGCACTATAATCAATGCCGATGTAAATGGTGCCTATAATATTATGAAAAAAGCAATCCCTGATTTAGATGGGATAGAGGGTGTAGCGTTACACCCGGTGAGTATAGCTCACGAATGTAATTGA
- a CDS encoding restriction endonuclease, whose product MNNEQNNTMDNLEIKGALVNHGEKAVEPLINCLKETYPNSEIKDILADIREPAVIQVKEEIRNDENSEELIREFLSILENNDSAVPFVLHELRNKLPRPETIHHRIKIFTYKSILNRHSKYTANLIIDYLRHEEREMIKELSTLVYFRESVEDEREILIEIFQELEPEAIDPIINALNENWDPETRELLEDMLKDEDFEDRLQEYLKETDDLMFKCQIAEIICEIGNVPLKDILLLISRDGEDEELPDNPDKLTPKELEQAVCKIYRDKGYYASRTKKTNDKDQGADVILTKLGSKRIAVQVKQSSSKVGNSAVQEVVASMRYYLCNSAMVVTNNYYTSEAVDLAKANDVKLINREELRNLIISHHKLFKKEE is encoded by the coding sequence TTGAATAATGAACAAAACAATACAATGGACAATCTTGAGATTAAAGGAGCTCTTGTAAACCATGGAGAAAAAGCAGTAGAACCTCTAATTAATTGTCTCAAAGAAACATACCCGAACTCAGAAATAAAAGATATACTGGCTGATATCAGGGAACCTGCTGTCATACAAGTTAAAGAGGAAATCAGAAATGATGAAAATTCAGAGGAATTAATTAGAGAGTTTTTAAGTATTCTTGAAAATAATGATTCTGCTGTTCCATTTGTTCTACATGAACTCAGGAATAAACTTCCAAGACCAGAAACAATCCACCATAGGATTAAAATATTCACTTATAAATCGATATTAAATAGACACAGCAAGTATACTGCAAATCTGATTATTGATTACTTGAGACATGAAGAAAGGGAAATGATCAAGGAGCTTTCAACTCTTGTTTATTTCCGAGAATCTGTAGAAGATGAACGCGAAATCCTAATTGAAATATTTCAGGAATTAGAACCTGAAGCAATCGACCCAATTATTAATGCACTTAATGAAAATTGGGATCCTGAAACAAGGGAATTGCTTGAGGATATGTTGAAAGATGAGGATTTTGAAGACCGACTTCAAGAATATCTAAAAGAAACAGATGACCTTATGTTCAAATGCCAAATCGCTGAAATCATCTGCGAAATAGGAAATGTTCCTTTAAAGGATATATTGCTACTTATAAGCAGAGATGGCGAGGATGAAGAATTACCCGACAACCCGGATAAACTGACACCCAAAGAACTTGAACAGGCTGTATGCAAGATCTACAGAGATAAGGGATATTATGCAAGCAGAACTAAAAAAACCAATGACAAAGATCAGGGTGCGGATGTGATATTGACCAAACTTGGATCTAAACGCATTGCTGTACAGGTCAAACAATCTAGTTCAAAAGTGGGAAACAGTGCAGTTCAGGAAGTTGTTGCTTCAATGCGGTATTATCTATGCAATTCAGCAATGGTCGTTACAAATAATTACTATACATCTGAAGCCGTAGACCTTGCAAAAGCAAATGATGTAAAATTGATAAACAGGGAGGAACTGCGAAATTTAATAATATCGCATCACAAACTGTTTAAAAAAGAAGAATAA